One Paenibacillus sp. FSL H7-0737 DNA segment encodes these proteins:
- the mqnE gene encoding aminofutalosine synthase MqnE, with the protein MSTLFTPQTDARMMNIIEKVRGGERLNLEDGVYLYQSNDLLTIGQLANEVNLAKNNNRVYFIENMSLYFTNVCESHCAFCNFRKDDGEEGAYTLSGQEMVQYVEQHIHPSVREFHIVGGHNDKVPFQYYVDSLKALNERFPEVTLKAYTAAEIDFFTRISGLSIREVLEQLRAAGLKTLTGGGAEILSDQYRKKMRVDKANVEEYLEVHRTAHQLGMKTHTTMLYGSIESHEDRIRHMMQIRDLQDETNGFMVFIPLSMQPKNKNAGIMRRNSAYEDLKTIAISRLMLDNFDHIKAYFINIGPQLTQVALNFGASDVHGTILKERISHAAGALTPEGLTRDELIWLVKGAGRIPVERDTFYNAIKVYE; encoded by the coding sequence ATGTCTACTCTTTTCACCCCCCAAACAGACGCCCGAATGATGAACATTATTGAAAAAGTTCGTGGCGGCGAAAGATTGAATTTAGAAGATGGCGTTTATTTATATCAAAGTAACGACCTACTTACGATTGGCCAATTAGCAAATGAAGTCAATCTTGCAAAGAACAACAACAGGGTATATTTTATCGAAAACATGAGTCTATATTTCACCAATGTTTGCGAATCTCACTGTGCATTCTGCAATTTCCGCAAAGATGATGGAGAAGAGGGTGCTTATACCCTTTCCGGTCAGGAAATGGTGCAATATGTCGAACAGCATATTCATCCAAGTGTGCGCGAATTCCATATCGTAGGCGGTCATAATGACAAGGTTCCTTTCCAGTATTACGTGGATTCTTTAAAAGCCTTGAATGAACGTTTCCCTGAGGTAACCTTAAAAGCATACACTGCAGCCGAAATCGATTTTTTCACCCGAATTAGCGGATTGAGTATTCGTGAGGTACTCGAACAGCTGCGTGCTGCAGGACTTAAGACACTTACTGGTGGCGGTGCAGAAATATTATCCGATCAATACCGTAAAAAAATGCGTGTAGATAAAGCTAATGTGGAAGAATATCTAGAAGTTCACCGAACAGCACATCAGCTTGGCATGAAGACACATACAACTATGCTTTACGGCTCGATTGAATCTCATGAAGATCGTATCCGGCACATGATGCAGATCCGCGATCTACAAGATGAAACCAATGGCTTTATGGTATTCATTCCATTATCTATGCAGCCTAAGAACAAGAATGCAGGAATTATGCGCCGCAACTCCGCTTATGAGGATCTGAAGACGATTGCGATCAGCAGATTGATGCTGGATAATTTCGATCACATCAAAGCGTACTTTATTAATATCGGTCCTCAGCTTACTCAAGTTGCACTGAATTTCGGTGCTTCTGACGTCCATGGTACTATTCTTAAAGAACGCATTAGCCATGCGGCTGGTGCCTTAACACCTGAAGGCCTCACTCGCG
- a CDS encoding sporulation histidine kinase inhibitor Sda, producing MVELSDEMLLDSYHRAIELQLEHDFIALLLVEIRKRNLHSPVHAVLH from the coding sequence ATGGTTGAATTGTCCGATGAGATGCTTCTAGACTCTTACCATAGAGCGATAGAACTGCAACTAGAGCATGATTTCATCGCTCTTCTACTCGTTGAGATTCGCAAACGAAACTTACACTCTCCAGTTCATGCGGTTCTTCATTAA
- a CDS encoding GNAT family N-acetyltransferase, with the protein MLIRKLNAEEQPPLHLLLLADPSLSLVEAYLKRGQCFVAEVENCIIGVYVLLQTRPETVELVNIAVDESQQSKGIGKQLVYHAIQNARLLGAKTIEVGTGNSSIGQLALYQKCGFRITGIDRDFFIRHYSEEIVENGIKVVDMIRLTLDI; encoded by the coding sequence ATGCTAATTAGGAAATTAAACGCAGAAGAACAACCACCCTTACATTTGTTGTTATTAGCCGATCCTTCCCTAAGTCTTGTTGAAGCGTATTTAAAAAGAGGGCAATGTTTTGTAGCTGAAGTGGAGAATTGCATTATAGGTGTCTATGTTTTGCTACAAACGAGACCTGAGACAGTGGAGCTAGTGAATATAGCTGTTGATGAGAGTCAGCAAAGTAAAGGGATAGGAAAGCAGTTGGTCTATCATGCGATTCAGAATGCGAGATTACTTGGTGCGAAGACGATTGAAGTGGGTACGGGAAATTCTAGTATAGGACAACTGGCTCTTTATCAGAAATGTGGATTTAGAATTACCGGAATCGATAGAGATTTTTTTATCAGGCATTATAGTGAAGAGATTGTTGAAAATGGGATCAAGGTAGTGGATATGATCCGTCTTACGCTAGATATATGA
- a CDS encoding NAD(P)/FAD-dependent oxidoreductase — MSDLLIIGGGPAGMFAAFYGGMRQASVTLIESMPQLGGQLAALYPEKYIYDVAGFPKVTAQELVDNLTRQMDMFQSNIRLEEKVISVQKRDERHFVVTTDVAEYHSKAIIITAGVGAFEPRRLELPDAGRFEKANLHYFVNDLNAFKDKKVLISGGGDSAVDWALMLEPIAEQVTLIHRRDKFRAHEHSVENLMASKVNVITPTEITELHGDEFITKVTLSHIKTKETQEIEVDSVIVNFGFVSSLGPIAEWGIDIEGNSIVVDSRMETSIPGIFAAGDITTYPGKLKLIAVGFGEAPTAVNNAKVYIDPEAKLSPGHSSNMKL, encoded by the coding sequence ATGAGCGACCTTTTAATCATAGGTGGCGGTCCAGCTGGCATGTTTGCCGCATTTTACGGTGGGATGCGTCAGGCATCCGTAACACTTATTGAAAGTATGCCCCAATTGGGAGGACAACTTGCTGCACTTTATCCTGAAAAATACATTTATGATGTAGCAGGTTTTCCAAAAGTAACTGCACAAGAATTGGTTGACAACCTGACACGGCAAATGGATATGTTCCAATCGAATATCCGGCTGGAGGAGAAAGTAATTTCTGTTCAGAAACGGGACGAACGCCATTTTGTAGTTACAACTGATGTAGCAGAATATCACAGTAAAGCTATTATCATTACAGCTGGCGTAGGCGCTTTTGAACCTCGTCGTTTAGAACTGCCAGACGCAGGACGGTTTGAAAAAGCCAACCTTCATTATTTTGTAAATGATTTAAATGCCTTTAAAGATAAAAAAGTTCTGATTAGCGGTGGTGGAGATTCCGCAGTAGACTGGGCACTAATGCTGGAACCGATCGCGGAGCAAGTAACCCTGATTCACCGCCGGGATAAATTCCGTGCGCATGAGCACAGCGTAGAGAATCTGATGGCTTCCAAAGTTAACGTAATTACACCTACTGAAATTACAGAACTGCATGGTGACGAGTTTATTACTAAGGTTACCTTATCTCATATCAAGACCAAGGAAACACAAGAAATCGAAGTCGACAGTGTAATCGTCAATTTCGGATTTGTTTCCTCTCTGGGACCCATTGCAGAGTGGGGCATCGATATTGAAGGGAACTCCATTGTTGTTGACTCACGTATGGAAACGAGTATTCCGGGAATCTTTGCAGCTGGCGATATTACCACATATCCAGGTAAGCTGAAGCTAATTGCTGTAGGATTCGGCGAAGCCCCAACGGCTGTGAATAATGCAAAAGTCTACATCGATCCGGAAGCCAAGCTTTCACCAGGACACAGTAGTAATATGAAACTCTAA
- a CDS encoding HesB/IscA family protein, which produces MINISEKAAEQLKAMLAEQEVPNMFLRIGVTPGGCSGFSYAMGFDDNETDQDVYMDIQEMKVVVEKENLRYLDGLEIDFEESGMTGGFTINNPNATATCGCGSSFRTATDAGKPNEEPC; this is translated from the coding sequence ATGATTAATATTAGCGAAAAGGCAGCAGAACAATTAAAGGCGATGCTTGCTGAACAAGAAGTGCCGAACATGTTCCTCCGTATTGGAGTAACGCCCGGCGGTTGCAGTGGATTCTCTTACGCTATGGGCTTTGATGATAATGAAACTGATCAGGACGTATATATGGACATCCAAGAAATGAAGGTTGTCGTGGAGAAAGAAAATCTTCGTTACCTTGATGGTCTCGAAATTGATTTTGAAGAATCCGGCATGACAGGTGGCTTCACCATTAATAACCCGAACGCTACTGCAACCTGTGGCTGTGGCTCAAGCTTCCGTACAGCTACGGATGCAGGAAAACCGAACGAAGAGCCTTGCTAA
- a CDS encoding YheC/YheD family protein, with translation MSGRQLASKWLKTEALLSDARVSHYIPMTRVYSADSLLAMLRRYGNVVIKPIVGGGGYGVIKVFRDSRGYGFTYMDRTRIYKDFRSMRRALHFVKVRRKYLIQQGISLARIGGRPIDYRVKVVRNGGVWEFRSMVGRLARPGLFVTNLCKGGTMLSCREGLRRSLPRIKASAKKAEMRRLTLVCIELMERHFPGIGELGFDYAVDYSGKIWILEVNTRPQ, from the coding sequence ATGTCGGGAAGACAATTGGCTAGCAAATGGTTGAAGACAGAAGCATTGCTCAGTGACGCGAGGGTTTCTCATTATATACCAATGACGAGGGTGTATTCGGCTGACTCACTGTTAGCTATGCTCCGGAGATACGGAAATGTTGTTATTAAACCAATAGTTGGCGGTGGAGGCTACGGTGTAATTAAAGTGTTTCGGGATAGTCGAGGTTATGGATTTACTTATATGGACAGAACTCGAATTTACAAGGACTTTAGATCCATGAGACGAGCGCTTCATTTCGTCAAGGTTAGACGTAAATATTTGATTCAACAGGGGATTTCTCTCGCCAGAATTGGTGGGCGTCCTATTGATTATCGGGTCAAAGTAGTGAGAAATGGTGGTGTTTGGGAGTTTCGCTCTATGGTGGGAAGATTGGCCCGGCCTGGCCTGTTCGTAACTAATTTATGTAAAGGTGGCACGATGCTTTCTTGTCGAGAAGGACTTCGCAGATCCTTGCCTCGAATTAAAGCCTCAGCGAAGAAAGCAGAAATGCGCAGGCTAACGCTCGTATGTATCGAACTGATGGAGCGGCATTTCCCTGGAATAGGGGAACTGGGTTTTGATTACGCCGTGGATTATTCAGGTAAAATATGGATTCTGGAGGTTAATACAAGACCTCAGTAA